A section of the Octopus bimaculoides isolate UCB-OBI-ISO-001 chromosome 17, ASM119413v2, whole genome shotgun sequence genome encodes:
- the LOC106868211 gene encoding uncharacterized protein LOC106868211 encodes MSAFLLLTLVLTLVNPSYVTLARRNSCRYEDTICEFSLTVTHKLPMTYHRYPVELNDGKLYYFHKYKHYLDADDVLTMDGYDEQWLAITVNETIPGPTIEVYINQTVIIKVTNELWSTATSLHWHGIDQVGSPFMDGVSFVTQCPIQPSESFIYIFNATKTGTYFYHSHIGLQRIMGLYGALIVRDKPPIIQEKVLIISEYNHFWNANKAWMKTNYFDALHGKIMPDLRTYDGTYLGAFLYTSGLVNGRGRYYNKRGHHNGAPLSRFNVQQDQMYRFRVISAASELAFEFSIDSHPLQIVASDGADLKGSFYDSVIIQPGERYDFFITTNKDIKNYWIRGKTLTENLNQTFEAILSYEGASDTDPTSRSKNCSHTVCDVLNCPFMYFPVKYNKRCHSISGLHSPKVQNVPKYEEHHWEEYFLNFAFPDGRASVNGRQFLYPHVNALLQPNEIKTLCKETECGPGKTCACTHSITLSKGSNVQLVLTNMRRLYGISHPIHLHGHSFHVVKIGFPTYNKTTGEIISINKDIMCYGDTDYTYCNKPGWRNKTWKGDNIPGLNLVNPPLKDTITLPSGGYVVVRLKANNPGLWFMHCHMAFHTFEGMALLVNESFTDIPTSKYSLPKCQSVNLHGHFFSKGTN; translated from the coding sequence ATGTCTGCATTTTTGCTGTTGACTCTGGTACTGACGCTCGTTAACCCGAGTTATGTTACCTTGGCAAGACGTAATTCCTGCCGCTACGAAGACACAATATGTGAGTTTAGTTTAACCGTTACTCACAAACTACCGATGACCTATCATCGCTATCCAGTCGAACTTAACGACGGCAAACTGTATTATTtccacaaatataaacattaccTCGATGCTGATGATGTATTAACGATGGATGGTTATGATGAACAATGGTTAGCAATCACTGTAAATGAAACTATCCCAGGCCCTACTATTGAAGTTTACATCAACCAGACTGTCATCATAAAAGTCACAAATGAATTGTGGTCCACTGCTACTAGCTTACATTGGCATGGAATTGACCAGGTAGGATCTCCATTTATGGATGGTGTCAGCTTTGTTACCCAGTGTCCAATACAACCAAGTGAGTCGTTCATTTACATATTCAATGCCACTAAGACAGGTACATATTTCTACCATTCTCATATCGGATTACAAAGGATAATGGGACTTTATGGAGCGCTTATTGTACGGGATAAACCTCCCATTATTCAGGAGAAGGTTTTAATAATTAGTGAATACAATCATTTTTGGAATGCGAATAAAGCATGGATGAAAACAAACTATTTCGATGCATTACATGGGAAAATAATGCCTGATCTAAGAACATATGATGGAACATATTTAGGAGCCTTTCTGTATACATCTGGATTAGTAAACGGTAGAGGACGATATTATAACAAACGTGGACATCACAATGGGGCACCATTATCAAGATTTAACGTTCAACAAGATCAAATGTATCGATTCCGAGTTATTTCTGCGGCCAGTGAATTGGCTTTTGAATTTTCAATTGATTCCCATCCCCTTCAGATTGTAGCGTCTGACGGAGCAGATTTGAAAGGATCTTTTTACGATTCTGTTATCATACAGCCAGGAGAACGATATGATTTCTTCATAACAACTAACAAAGACATAAAAAATTATTGGATTCGAGGTAAAACGTTAACAGAAAACCTAAATCAAACATTCGAAGCAATATTATCATACGAAGGAGCCTCAGATACAGACCCGACCAGCAGAAGCAAAAACTGTAGTCATACAGTCTGTGATGTCCTCAACTGTCCATTTATGTATTTTCCAGTGAAATATAATAAACGATGCCATTCCATTTCTGGTCTCCATTCGCCTAAAGTTCAAAATGTACCAAAATATGAAGAGCACCATTGGgaagaatattttcttaatttcgcTTTTCCTGATGGTAGAGCTTCCGTGAATGGACGACAGTTTCTTTATCCTCATGTCAACGCATTGCTCCaaccaaatgaaataaaaacattgtgCAAAGAAACTGAATGTGGTCCTGGAAAAACTTGCGCATGCACGCATTCAATAACGTTATCAAAGGGTAGTAATGTTCAATTAGTTTTAACAAATATGCGCAGACTTTATGGAATTTCTCACCCTATACATTTACACGGTCATTCTTTTCATGTGGTGAAAATTGGTTTTCCTACTTATAACAAAACAACAGGAGAGATAATTTCAATTAATAAGGATATCATGTGTTACGGTGACACGGATTATACATATTGTAATAAACCAGGCTGGCGAAATAAGACTTGGAAAGGAGACAATATACCCGGATTAAATTTAGTAAACCCTCCCTTAAAGGATACTATAACATTACCCTCGGGTGGGTACGTTGTTGTCAGACTGAAAGCCAATAATCCTGGCTTATGGTTTATGCATTGCCACATGGCATTTCATACTTTTGAAGGAATGGCTCTGCTAGTAAACGAGTCATTTACAGACATACCGACTTCGAAATATTCCTTGCCTAAATGTCAAAGCGTAAATTTACATggacattttttttctaaagGGACAAATTAA